One part of the Phragmites australis chromosome 3, lpPhrAust1.1, whole genome shotgun sequence genome encodes these proteins:
- the LOC133912711 gene encoding protein FAR1-RELATED SEQUENCE 5-like, whose translation MDAEKHVSLEEIEEYNSVVNQMFVSEKDGYKFYNSYAAKKGFSVRKEKVRYKAGTKKMKWRRFCCSSEGHRLLKFFERTDQQREPRALTRCGCNAKLDIELNEESGLWFVKDFVDGHCHVLCKPEDVFVMRSHRGLNDAQKAEAIELGIGGLRTCQIMDVMEKNHGSYEETGFLLRDLYNFFARYKKERVEGRDAEFVLKYMGGKQEEDPEYFFKYSVDDEGHLKKKNWADAQSRIDYHAFGDVIIFDSTYRVNRYNLPFVPFIGLNHHRSTVVFGCGIISDESVSSYVWLLEAFLEAMGQHHPESVITDGDIAMARAIEIVMPEADHRLCSWHIEQNMIHRLRGEKLSEFRKFVYHPMTVDNFEKRWMEYKENYGISEEDIWMVMMYDLRKKWSAAYTKGRHFLGMQSNQRSESLNSRLHKHLDRKMSLVDLVEHYEFSLSRIRRNEAELDAKASLSVPFTRISADIFEKKAARIYTPKMFKKVREQIRGLCQWEVKEVTPENGLVKYGVGSEGVREDLVYVICIFDGTLMQNASCFCRLMEGEAIPCAHIFAVMRFLGFDNIPKCCVVERWTNLAKIAFPSDRVTNTHVRSEQMARFRGLRNKANLALFKASKSEEQSERVMRFLDEVLEEGEGDDGSMEATSFGPLPAHFSGANQRFVTEVLDPNKIVAKGAPSNKRLKRFHERLRRN comes from the coding sequence ATGGATGCGGAAAAGCATGTTAGCCTGGAGGAGATCGAGGAATACAATAGTGTGGTAAATCAGATGTTTGTGAGTGAGAAGGATGGTTACAAGTTCTACAATTCTTATGCAGCAAAGAAAGGGTTTAGTGTTAGAAAGGAGAAGGTGAGATACAAAGCAGGTACAAAGAAGATGAAATGGAGGAGGTTCTGCTGCTCATCTGAAGGACACAGGttgctgaaattttttgaaagaaCTGATCAACAAAGGGAGCCACGGGCACTGACCCGTTGTGGTTGCAATGCTAAGCTTGACATCGAGCTGAATGAAGAGAGCGGATTATGGTTTGTTaaagattttgtggatggtcaCTGTCATGTACTTTGTAAACCTGAAGATGTGTTTGTGATGCGGTCCCACCGTGGCCTAAATGATGCTCAGAAAGCTGAAGCCATTGAGTTGGGCATCGGTGGGCTACGTACATGTCAGATAATGGATGTTATGGAGAAGAACCATGGTAGCTATGAAGAGACTGGATTCTTGTTGCGGGACTTGTACAACTTCTTTGCAAGGTACAAGAAGGAGAGAGTTGAAGGTAGGGATGCAGAATTTGTTCTAAAATATATGGGAGGAAAGCAAGAAGAAGATCCAGAGTATTTCTTCAAGTACAGTGTGGATGATGAAGggcatctgaaaaaaaaaaattgggcaGATGCACAGTCTCGGATTGACTATCACGCCTTTGGGGATGTCATCATTTTCGACAGCACTTACCGTGTGAACCGGTATAACCTCCCGTTTGTGCCTTTCATTGGTCTTAACCATCATCGCAGTACGGTTGTGTTTGGGTGTGGGATCATTTCGGACGAGAGTGTATCTTCTTATGTTTGGTTGCTTGAGGCGTTTTTGGAAGCTATGGGACAGCATCATCCAGAGTCGGTCATCACAGATGGGGACATTGCAATGGCACGTGCCATTGAGATTGTTATGCCCGAGGCAGATCACCGGCTGTGCAGTTGGCACATAGAGCAGAATATGATTCATCGCCTCCGCGGGGAGAAGCTTAGCGAATTTAGAAAGTTCGTGTACCATCCCATGACAGTTGATAATTTTGAGAAACGTTGGATGGAGTATAAGGAGAATTATGGAATCTCAGAAGAAGACatatggatggtgatgatgtATGATCTTAGAAAGAAGTGGTCCGCAGCATACACTAAAGGGAGGCATTTCTTGGGCATGCAGAGCAATCAAAGAAGCGAGAGCCTGAACTCAAGGCTTCACAAGCATCTGGACCGGAAGATGTCACTCGTTGATTTAGTGGAGCACTATGAGTTCTCCCTATCACGGATCCGTAGGAATGAAGCTGAGCTTGATGCAAAGGCTTCACTGTCAGTCCCATTCACTAGGATATCCGCTGACATTTTTGAGAAAAAGGCTGCCCGTATTTACACACCGAAGATGTTCAAGAAAGTCAGGGAGCAGATAAGGGGACTATGTCAATGGGAAGTTAAAGAGGTGACTCCGGAAAATGGTCTTGTAAAGTATGGAGTTGGATCCGAAGGTGTCAGGGAAGACCTGGTTTATGTCATATGTATTTTTGATGGCACATTGATGCAGAATGCTTCTTGCTTTTGCCGATTGATGGAGGGCGAAGCCATACCGTGCGCACACATATTTGCTGTTATGAGGTTTCTTGGTTTTGATAACATTCCAAAATGTTGTGTTGTGGAGAGGTGGACAAATCTAGCGAAGATTGCATTTCCATCTGATAGGGTTACCAATACCCATGTGCGATCGGAACAGATGGCTCGTTTTCGTGGCCTCCGAAACAAGGCTAATCTTGCTTTATTCAAAGCTTCAAAGAGTGAAGAGCAGTCAGAGAGGGTGATGCGATTCTTGGATGAGGTTTTGGAggaaggtgaaggggatgatgGTAGCATGGAGGCAACATCGTTTGGGCCTTTGCCAGCACACTTTTCAGGGGCGAACCAACGATTTGTAACCGAAGTCCTTGATCCAAATAAGATTGTTGCGAAAGGAGCTCCATCTAATAAGAGATTGAAGAGATTCCATGAAAGGTTGAGGAGGAATTAA